One segment of Oscillospiraceae bacterium MB08-C2-2 DNA contains the following:
- the secA gene encoding preprotein translocase subunit SecA — translation MGFFQKLFGSYSDREIRRIEPIAKQVMALEETYRAMSDSELQGITTLFRERLAKGETLDDLLPDAFAACREASDRVLGMRHFYVQIIGGIVLHQGRIAEMKTGEGKTLVATLPAYLNALTGKGVHIVTVNDYLAKRDSEWMGKVYRYLGLSVGLVVHGLDNEQRRAAYNSDILYGTNNELGFDYLRDNMVIYKTDKVQREHNYTIVDEVDSILVDEARTPLIISGQGSKSTELYELADRFVRTLKRVKVLETDDKSDNDDLVEGDYIVDEKGRTATMTKDGIKKAEAYFGVENLMDADNMELQHHINQAIKAHGTMQLDVDYVVQDGQVVIVDEFTGRLMWGRRFNEGLHQAIEAKEGVKVERESKTLATITFQNYFRMYHKLSGMTGTALTEEEEFREIYQLDVVEIPTNKPIARDDRTDVVYKTEAAKYEAVLDEIVEAHEKGQPVLVGTISIEKSEHLSKLLKRRGVKHEVLNAKYHEKEAEIVAQAGHFGAVTIATNMAGRGTDIVLGGNAEFLAKRDMRKAGCSEELLTEATGYGDTDDTEIIEARKQYQELLLKHKEAIAGAAEQVRAAGGLFIIGTERHESRRIDNQLRGRAGRQGDPGATRFFLSLEDDLMRLFGGERIQTMMDSLKLDDDVPIENKLLTGSIESAQRKVEARNFGIRKNVLQFDDVMNRMRESIYGQRAKVLDGEDLADYISKMIDESMEAAVDQYLTDSEVHDDWNLEGLRDHFLGWITTNEDFRYSTTELDSITKESIKESLTEKAREKYKQREAQFGSELMREMERVILLKSVDSMWMDHIDAMTELKQGIYLRSYGQKDPVVEYRMEAADMFAAMIDSIREETVRLLFAFQLRRPGEAPKREQVAKPIQAGLAGGDGTVKAQPVRNANSKVGRNDPCPCGSGKKYKKCCGA, via the coding sequence ATGGGATTTTTTCAAAAATTATTCGGGAGCTACTCCGACCGGGAAATCCGCCGCATTGAGCCCATTGCCAAGCAGGTAATGGCGTTGGAGGAGACCTACCGGGCCATGTCCGATTCTGAGCTGCAGGGGATAACCACCCTTTTTCGTGAAAGGCTCGCCAAAGGCGAAACCTTAGATGACCTGCTCCCTGATGCTTTCGCCGCCTGCCGCGAGGCTTCCGACCGGGTTCTGGGCATGCGCCATTTCTATGTGCAGATCATCGGCGGCATTGTGCTGCATCAGGGGCGCATCGCCGAAATGAAAACCGGTGAAGGCAAAACCCTTGTGGCCACCCTCCCCGCTTATCTCAATGCCCTGACCGGCAAGGGTGTTCATATTGTCACGGTCAATGACTATCTGGCCAAGCGTGACTCCGAGTGGATGGGCAAGGTTTACCGCTATCTGGGGCTTTCCGTGGGTCTGGTGGTCCATGGGCTGGATAACGAACAGCGCCGAGCCGCCTACAACAGCGATATTCTTTATGGCACCAACAACGAACTGGGCTTTGATTACCTGCGGGATAACATGGTGATCTACAAAACCGATAAAGTCCAGCGGGAACACAACTACACCATCGTGGATGAGGTTGACTCCATTTTGGTGGATGAGGCCAGAACCCCTTTAATTATTTCCGGCCAAGGCAGCAAATCCACCGAGCTTTATGAGCTGGCCGATCGCTTTGTTCGCACCCTCAAGCGGGTTAAGGTGCTGGAAACCGATGATAAATCCGACAACGACGATCTGGTGGAAGGCGATTACATCGTAGATGAAAAGGGCCGCACCGCTACCATGACCAAAGACGGCATTAAAAAGGCAGAAGCCTATTTTGGCGTTGAAAACCTGATGGATGCCGACAACATGGAGCTTCAGCATCATATTAATCAGGCCATCAAGGCCCACGGCACCATGCAGCTGGATGTGGATTATGTGGTACAGGATGGTCAGGTTGTTATTGTTGATGAATTCACCGGGCGTCTTATGTGGGGGCGGCGTTTCAACGAAGGGCTGCATCAGGCCATTGAGGCTAAAGAAGGGGTCAAGGTTGAGCGGGAATCCAAGACCTTGGCTACCATCACCTTCCAAAACTACTTCCGTATGTACCATAAGCTTTCCGGCATGACCGGTACCGCTCTTACTGAGGAGGAGGAGTTCCGGGAAATCTACCAGCTGGATGTGGTGGAAATTCCCACCAACAAGCCCATTGCCCGTGATGACCGCACCGATGTTGTCTATAAAACCGAGGCCGCCAAATACGAGGCGGTGCTGGATGAAATTGTAGAAGCCCACGAAAAGGGCCAGCCGGTGCTGGTTGGTACCATCTCCATTGAAAAATCCGAGCATCTCTCCAAGCTGCTCAAGCGCCGGGGTGTCAAGCACGAGGTGCTCAACGCCAAATACCACGAGAAGGAAGCCGAAATCGTGGCACAGGCAGGTCATTTTGGGGCTGTCACCATTGCCACCAATATGGCTGGCCGTGGTACTGACATTGTGCTGGGCGGTAACGCCGAGTTTTTGGCCAAGCGTGATATGCGCAAGGCAGGCTGCTCCGAGGAGCTTCTGACCGAAGCCACCGGCTACGGCGATACCGATGATACCGAAATCATCGAAGCCCGCAAGCAGTATCAAGAGCTTCTCTTGAAGCATAAGGAAGCCATTGCCGGGGCAGCCGAGCAGGTTCGGGCAGCAGGGGGCCTATTCATTATCGGCACCGAGCGCCACGAATCCCGCCGGATCGATAACCAGCTCCGGGGCCGTGCAGGCCGTCAGGGTGACCCAGGTGCCACCCGCTTCTTCCTCTCCTTGGAGGATGACCTGATGCGGCTGTTCGGCGGCGAGCGCATCCAGACCATGATGGATTCTCTTAAACTGGATGACGATGTGCCCATCGAAAATAAGCTGCTCACCGGCTCCATTGAAAGCGCCCAGCGCAAAGTGGAGGCCCGCAACTTTGGTATCCGCAAAAATGTTTTGCAGTTTGATGATGTTATGAACCGTATGCGTGAAAGCATCTACGGCCAACGTGCCAAGGTGCTGGACGGCGAGGATTTGGCGGATTACATCTCCAAGATGATCGATGAATCCATGGAGGCTGCTGTTGACCAATATCTGACAGACAGCGAAGTCCATGATGACTGGAATCTGGAAGGCCTGCGGGATCATTTCCTTGGATGGATCACCACCAATGAGGATTTCCGTTACAGCACCACTGAGTTGGATTCCATTACTAAGGAAAGCATCAAGGAATCACTCACGGAAAAGGCACGGGAAAAATACAAGCAGCGTGAAGCTCAGTTCGGTTCTGAGCTGATGCGGGAAATGGAGCGGGTAATTCTGCTCAAATCGGTAGACTCCATGTGGATGGATCACATCGATGCCATGACCGAGCTGAAGCAGGGCATTTATCTGCGCTCCTACGGCCAGAAAGACCCGGTTGTGGAATACCGCATGGAAGCAGCGGATATGTTCGCCGCTATGATCGATTCCATTCGTGAAGAGACAGTCCGGCTGCTCTTTGCCTTCCAGCTGCGCCGCCCCGGTGAAGCCCCCAAGCGTGAGCAGGTAGCCAAGCCCATTCAGGCAGGCCTTGCCGGTGGTGACGGCACTGTGAAAGCCCAGCCGGTTCGCAACGCCAATAGCAAGGTTGGCCGCAACGATCCCTGCCCCTGCGGAAGCGGT